From the genome of Thermogutta terrifontis, one region includes:
- a CDS encoding YdcF family protein, whose translation MSRRWIAVLVVLGVVGGLAAAHQWWLPHLASWLDVSGPLRRADYAMVMGGGVENRPVLAAVLYRKRWVDRILISEIRPIPSRTRSLIPAEHELTKALLMRLGVPEDRIVLLRGNHAATFHEITSLRDVLAESPSVRVIIVTDSLHTRRTAWNVRHLLGPMADRVTFVGAPSERYDLRRWWQSGDGFFMVTSEYLKLVSYWILYGTGKWWVPGVIALILVLGMLRRHLTRYRRTHRLTQGTA comes from the coding sequence ATGAGCCGTCGGTGGATAGCCGTTCTGGTGGTCCTGGGAGTCGTTGGCGGTCTGGCCGCCGCACACCAGTGGTGGCTTCCCCACCTGGCAAGTTGGCTGGATGTCAGCGGTCCGCTGCGCCGTGCTGACTACGCCATGGTGATGGGAGGAGGTGTGGAAAACCGTCCCGTGCTGGCTGCCGTTTTGTACCGGAAGCGCTGGGTGGATCGGATTCTCATCTCGGAAATCAGACCCATCCCCTCACGGACCCGATCCCTCATACCCGCCGAGCATGAACTCACAAAAGCCCTTCTGATGCGCTTGGGGGTACCGGAGGACCGAATTGTCCTGTTGCGGGGCAATCATGCGGCGACTTTTCATGAAATCACTTCCTTGCGCGATGTGCTGGCGGAATCGCCCTCCGTTCGGGTAATCATCGTGACCGACAGTCTCCACACCCGGCGGACTGCCTGGAATGTCCGCCATTTGCTGGGCCCCATGGCCGACCGCGTGACCTTCGTGGGGGCTCCTTCAGAACGCTACGACCTCCGCCGGTGGTGGCAGTCCGGCGACGGGTTCTTCATGGTCACAAGCGAATACCTCAAGCTTGTTTCATACTGGATCCTTTATGGAACGGGCAAATGGTGGGTACCCGGCGTTATCGCCTTGATCCTCGTGCTCGGTATGCTCCGACGTCACCTCACCCGGTACCGGAGAACTCACCGCCTGACGCAGGGAACAGCTTGA
- a CDS encoding AAA family ATPase yields the protein MDNETFRLLQALRDNINGVLLGKQSVVEMCLIALLAGEHLLLEDVPGVGKTLLGKAIARSIAGVFRRIQFTPDLLPSDITGSNLYHADRREFVFYPGPIFANVVLADEINRATPRTQSALLEAMNEAQVTVEGKTYPLPRPFLVIATQNPLEFEGTYPLPESQMDRFLLRISVGYPARDFERELLEQHRNGEPVDSLEPVLTTEQVLALQAAVREVRMERSVLEYLLDLVEATRKCPEIRVGASVRASLVLYRAAQARAFLEGRDFVVPDDIQALAVPVLAHRVITQGYLHGGQRDAVEALIRRLVEDTPVPA from the coding sequence ATGGACAATGAAACGTTTCGCCTTCTCCAGGCCCTGCGGGACAATATCAACGGTGTGCTCCTCGGCAAACAATCTGTCGTGGAGATGTGTCTGATCGCCCTGTTGGCCGGGGAACACCTCCTCCTCGAAGATGTTCCAGGAGTGGGCAAGACGCTGCTGGGAAAGGCGATCGCACGAAGCATTGCAGGCGTTTTCCGCCGCATTCAGTTTACGCCGGATCTGCTGCCATCGGACATCACGGGAAGCAACTTATATCATGCAGATCGCCGCGAATTTGTCTTTTATCCAGGTCCGATTTTTGCTAACGTCGTTCTGGCCGACGAAATCAATCGTGCCACCCCGCGGACGCAGAGTGCTCTTCTGGAGGCCATGAACGAAGCCCAGGTGACTGTGGAGGGCAAGACATATCCGCTGCCCCGTCCATTTCTGGTCATTGCCACGCAGAATCCGCTGGAATTCGAGGGGACTTATCCTTTGCCGGAAAGTCAGATGGACCGGTTTTTGCTGCGGATTTCGGTAGGATATCCCGCCCGTGATTTCGAACGGGAACTATTGGAGCAGCACCGCAACGGGGAACCGGTGGACTCGCTCGAGCCGGTACTCACAACGGAGCAGGTGCTGGCGCTGCAGGCCGCCGTTCGTGAGGTCCGCATGGAGCGATCCGTGCTGGAGTATCTTCTCGACCTCGTGGAAGCCACTCGGAAATGCCCGGAAATCCGCGTGGGGGCCAGTGTCCGGGCGTCGCTGGTCCTTTACCGGGCGGCGCAGGCTCGGGCTTTTCTGGAGGGACGAGATTTCGTGGTGCCAGACGACATCCAGGCCCTTGCCGTGCCCGTCCTCGCTCACCGTGTCATCACCCAGGGGTATCTCCACGGAGGTCAGCGGGACGCCGTGGAAGCGCTCATCCGTCGCCTCGTTGAAGACACACCGGTGCCTGCGTGA
- a CDS encoding PrsW family glutamic-type intramembrane protease, which produces MSEALGLLICTVGSLLAGVCFAWFFYWLERYRWQETYLLGCVFGWGLVAGVFANLFLGLLVPWNMAFHLESQALEVPRRFLLVAPAVEEGLKALAILAVMLMFRKQFGYLSEAMIYGGVIAAGFAAIQNVFYLYLAGWQPAGYGGMASVFVNRVVAGGFMTTLCGAAIGAALAWAQSRPKLWQRWHTAITLWSGVYGVRVLRNGAVLLLSERMGYSPVSVAGWVDGLAWLVAVLVVIAILRREYGSFVRYLEEQVREGRIRPDQAALLRRRFLPARLRIFLPINYDATCRAVVLCSELALRQAALSSDPDTSGIQQRVQQEFARLVSQLSQAS; this is translated from the coding sequence ATGAGCGAAGCCCTCGGATTGCTCATATGCACTGTTGGGTCTCTATTGGCCGGTGTTTGCTTTGCCTGGTTTTTCTACTGGCTGGAGCGGTACCGGTGGCAGGAGACCTATTTACTGGGGTGCGTGTTTGGCTGGGGGCTCGTGGCCGGGGTGTTCGCTAATTTATTCCTGGGGTTGCTTGTGCCCTGGAATATGGCGTTTCATCTGGAAAGCCAGGCCCTGGAGGTGCCTCGTCGGTTTCTTCTTGTGGCTCCCGCTGTGGAAGAGGGCCTTAAGGCGCTCGCCATTCTGGCGGTGATGCTGATGTTCCGCAAACAGTTCGGCTATCTCTCGGAGGCCATGATCTACGGGGGCGTCATCGCAGCGGGGTTCGCCGCCATTCAGAATGTGTTTTATCTCTATCTGGCGGGGTGGCAGCCGGCGGGATATGGCGGGATGGCCAGCGTGTTCGTGAATCGCGTGGTTGCTGGGGGATTCATGACCACGCTTTGTGGGGCGGCCATCGGGGCCGCGCTGGCCTGGGCGCAAAGCCGTCCTAAACTGTGGCAGCGCTGGCATACGGCAATCACCCTGTGGAGTGGCGTGTACGGTGTGCGTGTTCTAAGAAACGGGGCCGTGCTGCTTCTCAGCGAACGCATGGGTTATTCTCCGGTCAGCGTCGCCGGCTGGGTCGACGGGTTGGCGTGGCTTGTCGCCGTGTTGGTGGTGATCGCTATTTTGCGGCGAGAGTACGGGTCCTTTGTGCGGTATCTGGAGGAGCAGGTGCGCGAGGGCCGAATTCGGCCTGACCAGGCAGCGCTTCTTCGCAGGCGATTTTTGCCCGCCCGGCTGCGAATCTTCCTCCCCATTAACTATGATGCGACCTGCAGGGCGGTGGTTCTCTGCAGCGAACTGGCACTTCGGCAGGCAGCCCTTTCCAGTGACCCGGACACTTCGGGGATTCAACAGAGAGTCCAGCAGGAGTTTGCAAGGCTCGTCTCGCAGCTCTCTCAGGCCTCCTAA
- the clpP gene encoding ATP-dependent Clp endopeptidase proteolytic subunit ClpP — protein sequence MTLIPFVIERTGREERAMDIYSRLLKDRIVFIGAPITDELANSVVAQLLYLQSENPKADVHIYINSPGGSVTAGLAIYDTMQFIRCDVATYCIGQAASMAAVLLAAGTKGKRYALPNSRIMIHQPMAGVEGTATEIMIHAKEFRNLKERINRILIKHTGHPLEKIEKDTDRDCFMSAEEARDYGLIDHVIERAPEPVERQ from the coding sequence ATGACGCTGATCCCTTTTGTTATTGAACGGACGGGTCGGGAAGAGCGGGCGATGGATATTTACAGTCGCCTGCTCAAAGATCGGATTGTCTTTATCGGTGCTCCCATCACGGACGAACTGGCCAACTCGGTGGTCGCGCAATTGCTCTATCTGCAATCCGAAAACCCCAAGGCAGATGTGCACATTTACATTAATTCGCCAGGCGGAAGTGTGACGGCGGGACTGGCCATCTACGATACGATGCAATTCATCCGCTGCGATGTCGCCACCTACTGCATCGGACAGGCTGCGTCCATGGCGGCCGTGCTCCTGGCCGCAGGAACAAAAGGAAAACGCTACGCCCTGCCTAATTCGCGGATCATGATCCATCAGCCGATGGCCGGTGTCGAAGGAACTGCTACCGAGATCATGATTCACGCCAAGGAATTCCGGAACCTCAAAGAGCGGATCAATCGCATCCTGATCAAACACACGGGACACCCCCTTGAGAAAATCGAAAAAGACACGGACCGCGATTGTTTCATGTCCGCTGAGGAAGCCCGCGACTACGGACTGATCGACCACGTGATCGAGCGTGCCCCGGAGCCTGTGGAAAGGCAGTGA
- a CDS encoding thioredoxin-like domain-containing protein, with the protein MEAAPFAVRHPVPDLPEDVEWLNTAGPLRWEDLRGKFVLLDFWTYCCINCMHIIPELKKLEAKYPRELVVIGVHSAKFDEERDTDNIKQAILRYGIEHPVINDRNMTIWRRFGVNAWPTLVLIDPEGFVVWGESGETTFEALDRLLRPAIAYYDKRGTLDRTPIHFETLARRVEPTPLRFPGKILVDSSGKRLFIADSGHHRIVVTTLEGDLLAVIGSGEPGLRNGTFEAAQFSSPQGMALLGQILLVADTENHAIRAVDLEKRVVRTVAGTGRQLRRPPPARMGAPLTTELSSPWDLCIVREWIYIAMAGCHQIWRMDTQFSRIGPYAGNAREDIVDGPLLPPSPYALGFASFAQPSGLATDGRWLYVADSEGSSIRAVPLQAGGEVRTVVGTARLMAARLFTFGDRDGPAPQVLLQHPIGLCYAGKFLYVADTYNNKIKRVHPETGETVTVAGETQPGNSDDPPRFDEPAGISPASDSVLYVADTNNHAIRRIELAPAVRGITVAIKGLQAPQIKRESEPPFADVPFITQEKVSVRSESPLKIRLDLRFPPDHGLNPAMPVEIRVRRLQQSGTSASSGDTRQGFEVFRVTPKEGPIEVELSPLDSGTTTLEVVAVFYWCEKSGRGLCRIGIQGWRLPVEVSDGGESTLTLEYTVNR; encoded by the coding sequence ATGGAAGCAGCACCCTTTGCAGTGCGTCATCCTGTTCCGGATTTGCCAGAAGACGTGGAATGGTTGAATACCGCGGGGCCGCTGCGATGGGAAGACCTTCGCGGCAAATTTGTCCTTCTCGACTTCTGGACATACTGCTGCATCAACTGCATGCACATCATTCCCGAGTTGAAGAAGCTGGAGGCCAAGTATCCGCGGGAACTGGTGGTAATCGGCGTACACTCTGCGAAGTTCGATGAAGAGCGCGACACGGACAACATCAAGCAGGCCATCTTGCGCTACGGAATCGAGCATCCGGTCATCAACGACCGCAACATGACAATTTGGCGGCGGTTTGGTGTTAACGCCTGGCCGACGCTGGTTCTGATCGATCCCGAAGGCTTTGTCGTTTGGGGTGAAAGCGGAGAGACCACGTTCGAGGCGTTGGATCGGCTCCTGCGGCCCGCAATTGCATACTACGACAAACGCGGCACTCTCGACCGCACCCCGATTCATTTCGAGACGCTTGCCCGCCGCGTTGAACCCACTCCGTTGCGGTTTCCCGGCAAAATTCTCGTCGATTCTTCGGGAAAACGGCTCTTCATAGCGGATTCCGGGCATCATCGGATTGTCGTGACCACCCTGGAGGGAGATCTTCTCGCCGTGATTGGGTCGGGGGAGCCGGGCCTCCGGAACGGGACGTTCGAGGCAGCCCAGTTTTCCAGTCCTCAGGGAATGGCACTCCTGGGCCAAATCCTTTTAGTAGCAGATACCGAAAACCATGCGATCCGCGCGGTGGATCTGGAAAAACGCGTTGTGCGAACAGTCGCGGGAACGGGTCGTCAACTGCGCCGCCCCCCACCCGCGCGCATGGGAGCTCCTCTTACCACCGAATTGAGCAGCCCATGGGATCTGTGCATCGTGAGAGAGTGGATCTACATCGCGATGGCGGGATGTCACCAGATTTGGCGGATGGATACGCAGTTCAGCCGGATTGGTCCGTATGCGGGAAATGCCCGTGAGGATATCGTCGACGGGCCGCTTCTCCCGCCATCACCGTACGCTTTGGGGTTCGCTTCGTTCGCACAGCCCAGTGGGCTGGCCACCGATGGTCGATGGCTCTATGTGGCTGACAGCGAAGGAAGTTCCATCCGTGCCGTGCCGCTGCAGGCAGGCGGTGAGGTTCGAACGGTGGTGGGAACCGCCCGTTTGATGGCTGCGCGGCTGTTTACGTTTGGGGATCGGGACGGGCCCGCCCCTCAGGTCCTGCTTCAGCACCCGATAGGTCTGTGCTATGCAGGGAAATTTCTCTATGTGGCCGATACGTACAACAACAAAATCAAGCGGGTGCATCCCGAGACTGGGGAGACCGTGACCGTGGCCGGTGAGACCCAGCCGGGCAACAGCGACGATCCACCCCGTTTCGATGAGCCGGCTGGGATTTCACCTGCTTCGGACTCGGTTCTTTACGTGGCTGATACGAATAATCACGCGATACGGCGAATTGAGCTTGCGCCGGCGGTTCGGGGCATCACGGTGGCGATCAAAGGTCTGCAGGCACCTCAAATCAAACGTGAAAGTGAGCCACCTTTCGCTGACGTTCCCTTCATCACCCAGGAAAAAGTCTCGGTACGTTCGGAATCACCACTGAAAATTCGCCTTGATCTCCGGTTCCCTCCGGACCACGGTTTGAATCCGGCCATGCCGGTGGAGATTCGGGTTCGGCGATTGCAGCAGTCTGGAACGTCAGCGTCCTCAGGGGACACGCGGCAGGGCTTTGAAGTCTTTCGGGTCACGCCGAAGGAAGGGCCTATCGAAGTCGAGCTCTCTCCGCTGGACTCCGGCACCACGACGCTTGAAGTTGTGGCCGTGTTTTACTGGTGCGAAAAGTCCGGCCGTGGTTTATGCCGCATTGGAATTCAAGGCTGGCGTCTGCCCGTTGAAGTTTCCGATGGTGGCGAGAGCACTTTGACCCTCGAATACACCGTGAATCGTTAG
- a CDS encoding response regulator, translating into MNEAQTEPKKIRVFIADDHEMVRVGLRAMFQGTEIEVVGEAGTGEDAVNFLRNNDVDVAILDVRMPHGDGLNALGRIKLEKPDLPVLILSTFDNPSYVARAVAFGAQGYLLKSSTRDELLEAIRAAARGESIWTREELRRVAGGLATPRTQGNIDIPLTQRESEVLRHLARGMTNKEIAQALKISYETVKEHVQHILRKIGVTDRTQAAVWAVKNGLV; encoded by the coding sequence ATGAACGAGGCACAAACTGAACCCAAAAAAATTCGGGTGTTCATCGCTGACGACCACGAGATGGTGCGGGTGGGCCTGCGCGCCATGTTTCAGGGAACGGAGATCGAGGTCGTCGGGGAAGCGGGAACGGGCGAGGACGCGGTCAACTTTCTGCGCAACAACGATGTCGATGTTGCCATCCTTGATGTGCGGATGCCCCATGGCGATGGCCTCAATGCCCTGGGTCGGATCAAGCTCGAAAAGCCCGATCTCCCGGTTCTGATCCTCTCCACATTCGACAACCCCAGCTACGTCGCCCGCGCGGTTGCTTTCGGTGCCCAGGGATATCTCCTTAAAAGCAGCACACGCGACGAGCTTTTGGAGGCCATTCGGGCAGCCGCCCGCGGGGAAAGTATCTGGACCCGGGAAGAACTTCGCCGGGTGGCGGGGGGACTGGCCACGCCCCGGACACAGGGAAACATCGATATTCCGTTGACTCAGCGGGAAAGCGAGGTGCTGCGCCACCTTGCCCGGGGAATGACCAACAAAGAGATCGCTCAGGCCCTCAAAATCAGCTACGAAACCGTCAAGGAACACGTCCAGCACATTTTGAGAAAAATTGGTGTGACGGACCGGACTCAGGCGGCCGTCTGGGCGGTGAAAAACGGTTTGGTATGA
- a CDS encoding WecB/TagA/CpsF family glycosyltransferase, whose product MAVIPLSPANFPRFESDLVLKPWTIESGNAEAAFPLPPGAYFPALPEKPALPEPVEVLGLPISPWTKSQVLEFVDWLVLRGQPSFFITANLHYARLTARWPDLKEINKKADFIVADGMPLLWVARWMGRPLPERVTGADLVWDLSELAASRGYPVFLLGGTPGVAEIAARKLLERFPRLVIAGTAAPMLDTLEPAREAELLARIRHSGARILFAAFGQPKGERWLASRIEALGVPVAVQVGAALDFAARKVRRAPRFLQRVGLEWAYRILCDPRRLAPRYMADGLFFLRALARIQKG is encoded by the coding sequence ATGGCCGTTATCCCCCTATCCCCAGCTAATTTTCCGCGATTTGAATCAGACCTGGTCCTCAAACCGTGGACAATCGAGAGCGGGAACGCTGAGGCGGCGTTTCCCCTTCCTCCCGGGGCGTACTTTCCAGCACTGCCGGAGAAGCCAGCTCTGCCTGAACCGGTGGAAGTTCTGGGCCTGCCTATTTCCCCATGGACAAAGAGCCAGGTTCTCGAGTTTGTGGATTGGCTCGTGCTCCGAGGTCAGCCGTCGTTTTTCATCACGGCCAATCTCCACTACGCCCGACTGACGGCACGGTGGCCCGATCTGAAAGAGATCAACAAAAAAGCGGACTTTATCGTGGCCGACGGAATGCCTCTCCTCTGGGTGGCTCGCTGGATGGGGCGTCCCCTGCCTGAACGGGTGACCGGTGCCGATCTTGTTTGGGATCTTTCCGAGCTGGCGGCCTCTCGCGGTTATCCTGTCTTTCTTTTGGGAGGGACCCCGGGAGTTGCCGAAATAGCGGCACGAAAACTGCTCGAAAGGTTCCCACGTTTGGTCATCGCCGGGACGGCGGCCCCGATGCTGGATACCCTGGAACCGGCGCGCGAAGCGGAGTTACTGGCCCGGATCAGGCACAGTGGGGCCCGAATCCTCTTTGCCGCCTTTGGTCAACCCAAGGGTGAACGCTGGCTGGCCTCGCGTATCGAGGCACTGGGTGTCCCGGTCGCCGTCCAGGTCGGAGCCGCTCTGGATTTTGCCGCGAGGAAAGTCCGTCGGGCACCGCGATTTCTTCAACGCGTCGGTCTGGAATGGGCCTATCGGATTCTGTGCGATCCCCGGCGGCTGGCTCCTCGGTACATGGCCGACGGCCTGTTCTTCCTGCGCGCCCTTGCGCGGATTCAAAAGGGATGA
- a CDS encoding ClpP family protease translates to MSVNPWLPFPIDQFAQAGYRDYQRQRQLTLGDLLLENRIILLQGPIYDLNASEVIMKLLYLQSENRRKDIHFYINSPGGSVTATLAIYDTMQILSCPVATYCVGLAASGGAVLLAGGTKGKRFALPHSKVMIHQPYGQVGGQVSDIEIQTQEILRTRDILNQILAQHTGQPIERIAKDTDRDFYMTAEEAKAYGIVDDILSKQSQEKPEDELE, encoded by the coding sequence ATGTCTGTCAATCCGTGGCTTCCATTCCCGATAGACCAGTTTGCGCAGGCCGGGTATCGCGATTATCAACGCCAGCGGCAACTCACGCTGGGTGACCTCCTTCTGGAAAACCGCATCATCCTCCTCCAGGGGCCGATCTACGACCTCAACGCGAGCGAGGTCATCATGAAACTCCTCTATTTGCAAAGCGAAAACCGACGGAAAGACATTCATTTTTACATCAATTCGCCCGGGGGAAGTGTCACTGCTACCCTGGCGATTTACGACACGATGCAGATTCTCAGTTGCCCGGTGGCCACCTACTGCGTGGGTCTGGCTGCCAGTGGAGGCGCGGTCCTTTTGGCCGGAGGGACCAAAGGCAAACGCTTCGCGCTCCCGCACTCCAAGGTGATGATCCACCAGCCCTACGGCCAGGTGGGCGGTCAGGTGAGCGACATCGAGATTCAAACACAGGAGATTCTCCGCACGCGGGACATTCTTAATCAAATTCTCGCGCAGCATACAGGACAGCCAATCGAACGCATTGCAAAGGACACAGACCGCGATTTCTACATGACTGCCGAGGAAGCCAAGGCTTACGGTATCGTGGACGATATTCTTTCCAAACAGTCCCAGGAAAAACCCGAAGACGAACTGGAATGA
- a CDS encoding choice-of-anchor N protein: MLRNHGFYLSIFVGVVLVLGGWAGKARVFAEPTLQIYLEGGLYDTVTESWYLAPPGSSAGAPFRLWIIGNTSQGPIEEVRLSMAYSAVYRANGVDLAVTITPTTTGGLFGFTDPSTPPPPTFLQYGAEGTRPALGDGSPLPAHGIYGEGVVWQEWLLGDFTLSDSPIGDFINSVPPPGPKTGQINVYEVTITFSDGSSAHGVNVHFDAYNHVEAKNHVRYRFAPFSHDADGDVTVVPEPGSLVALASFLGGSLVFGTGTFFRRRKKG; this comes from the coding sequence ATGTTGCGCAACCATGGTTTCTACTTAAGCATTTTCGTCGGCGTCGTGCTCGTGCTAGGGGGATGGGCAGGAAAAGCACGGGTTTTCGCGGAACCGACCCTGCAGATCTATCTCGAAGGCGGACTTTACGACACGGTGACAGAAAGCTGGTACCTGGCACCGCCGGGTTCTTCGGCAGGCGCACCATTCCGGTTGTGGATCATTGGTAACACCTCTCAGGGACCTATCGAGGAAGTGCGCCTTTCCATGGCTTATTCGGCCGTCTACCGGGCAAACGGCGTCGATCTTGCCGTGACCATCACTCCGACCACCACAGGGGGGCTATTTGGATTCACCGATCCTTCGACGCCACCCCCTCCCACCTTCCTTCAGTACGGTGCGGAAGGAACTCGGCCGGCTCTGGGAGATGGTTCACCGCTCCCCGCTCATGGGATTTACGGTGAGGGTGTCGTATGGCAGGAATGGCTTCTGGGGGACTTTACGCTCTCCGATTCGCCCATCGGCGATTTCATCAACAGCGTGCCTCCGCCAGGTCCGAAGACAGGTCAAATCAACGTTTATGAGGTAACCATCACTTTCTCAGATGGCTCGAGTGCTCACGGTGTGAATGTACACTTTGACGCGTACAACCACGTGGAAGCGAAAAATCATGTACGGTACCGCTTTGCCCCGTTTTCGCACGACGCTGACGGCGATGTGACGGTTGTGCCCGAGCCGGGCAGCCTTGTTGCTCTCGCGTCTTTTCTTGGAGGCTCGTTAGTCTTCGGGACGGGAACTTTTTTCCGGCGGCGAAAGAAAGGTTGA
- a CDS encoding glycosyl hydrolase family 28-related protein: protein MRWLKTMTAFWAEPHSRPSVGRLSVLSLLVVVTLTPPPIGKTQEAQQFSKLWGKNGALWSPYSRLPDFTWAGYRWGSETYRRPQERVSVKDFGAKGDGQTDDTAAFKHALEAGKGKIVFIPPGKYILRDILYIRNSNTVLQGAGPEQTVLVFTRPGVEIDPRPSKTDGNQPTTNWSWAGGLISIGGARTQSKDVTKVIKSQKRGDTTLTLEKNPFRPGDEILLTLRDDDAKSLLNYLYRGQPGDISGLDNWYVEQVFRVVGCEGQTVVLNRPLRFDVRGEWRPTVERFVPPVTDVGVEGLTFDFPVRQYAGHFKEVGLNPVEITRYAAHCWLRDLVIRNADNGPFVSGYFCTLEKIRLEADPERASPSGHYTGHHGITFGRASDCLCRDFEINTRFIHDLTVQSSIGCVFCSGRGIDLCFDHHRWAPYENLFTDIDAGIGSRLFASSGGGMRGNHTAGGETFWCIRTQRPVRWPASLGIDAINVVGLNVSDAAQAVPSLPPVAELTGRWCEPIPPQKLLPPNLYDAMRARGGGNN from the coding sequence ATGCGGTGGCTGAAAACAATGACGGCTTTCTGGGCAGAGCCACATTCCCGACCATCCGTTGGCCGGTTGAGCGTTCTTTCTCTTCTCGTGGTCGTGACTCTGACCCCACCACCTATCGGGAAAACGCAAGAGGCTCAGCAGTTTTCCAAACTTTGGGGCAAAAACGGAGCGCTCTGGTCGCCCTACAGTCGGCTTCCGGATTTCACCTGGGCAGGATACCGTTGGGGCTCGGAGACCTACAGAAGGCCTCAGGAACGGGTGTCGGTCAAGGATTTCGGGGCCAAAGGTGACGGACAAACCGATGACACGGCGGCCTTTAAACACGCCCTCGAGGCCGGAAAAGGCAAAATTGTTTTCATCCCACCCGGAAAGTATATTTTGCGGGACATTCTTTACATCCGCAATTCAAACACTGTGCTGCAAGGGGCGGGGCCGGAGCAAACCGTCCTCGTCTTCACCAGACCCGGCGTGGAAATCGATCCTCGACCCTCCAAAACCGATGGTAATCAGCCCACCACCAACTGGTCCTGGGCGGGGGGACTGATCTCCATTGGCGGCGCGCGTACTCAATCCAAAGACGTGACGAAAGTTATCAAATCCCAAAAGCGAGGGGACACAACCCTCACGCTGGAGAAGAATCCTTTTCGGCCGGGGGATGAAATTCTTCTTACCCTCCGCGATGATGATGCGAAATCGCTCCTGAATTACCTTTATCGCGGCCAGCCTGGCGATATTTCGGGACTGGACAACTGGTACGTGGAACAGGTTTTCCGCGTCGTTGGATGCGAGGGGCAAACGGTGGTTTTGAATCGGCCGTTGCGTTTTGACGTCCGTGGGGAATGGCGGCCAACCGTGGAGCGATTTGTCCCACCTGTGACAGATGTCGGAGTCGAAGGGCTCACCTTTGATTTCCCAGTGCGTCAATACGCCGGACATTTCAAGGAGGTGGGCCTGAATCCGGTGGAGATCACGCGCTATGCTGCCCATTGCTGGTTGAGAGACCTGGTGATTCGCAATGCTGATAATGGTCCGTTTGTTTCGGGTTATTTCTGCACTTTGGAGAAGATTCGCTTGGAGGCCGATCCGGAAAGGGCCTCGCCATCCGGCCATTACACCGGCCACCACGGCATTACTTTCGGCCGAGCTTCAGACTGCCTCTGCCGGGATTTTGAGATCAATACCCGATTCATACACGATCTGACTGTGCAGAGTTCCATTGGATGCGTGTTTTGCTCAGGACGCGGCATCGACCTCTGTTTCGATCACCACCGCTGGGCGCCATACGAAAATCTTTTCACCGATATCGATGCGGGCATTGGAAGCCGCCTGTTTGCTTCGAGTGGCGGGGGCATGCGGGGCAATCACACCGCCGGAGGTGAAACCTTCTGGTGCATTCGCACCCAGCGACCTGTCCGCTGGCCCGCGAGTTTGGGGATTGACGCGATCAATGTGGTTGGCCTTAACGTGAGTGATGCCGCTCAGGCTGTCCCCTCGTTACCTCCGGTCGCCGAGCTGACGGGAAGATGGTGTGAACCGATCCCGCCGCAAAAACTTCTCCCGCCGAATTTATACGATGCCATGCGTGCGCGAGGCGGCGGCAATAACTGA